The proteins below are encoded in one region of Stieleria sp. JC731:
- a CDS encoding TIGR01777 family oxidoreductase: MHHLSSLQDSSVQHFVASSSLPVSASDAFAYHERKGALEHLIPPWQDVKVESSDGSLTPGSIVVLKTKIGPKSIRWIAQHTTYEPPRLFVDVQQSGPFAAWEHRHEFDHLTDNHCTLRDKVQYELPFGKAGQTFGASFAKHQLESMFAYRHRVTIDDLELARRHDVPKMKIAISGASGLVGKRLSNFLRLIGHDVVRLERTAEKAQGSPDAIAPWGQGSEAEKLNGFDAVVHLAGKSIASGHWNEKVKQEIRDSRVELTTQLANLLAQLSSPPKVLVCASATGFYGDRDEETLTESSVAGEDFLASVAREWEAACQPAADAGIRVCNTRLGIVLDPRGGALQQMLLPAKMMGGHLGSGQQWWSWISLDDVVGGIYHAICTESLAGSINFSTPHPLRNREFAKTLGQVISRPALVPAPAFVLRLALGEMADALLLSSTKAIPKKLIESGYRFRFEHADDALRYCLGVDRMESDR; the protein is encoded by the coding sequence ATGCATCACCTTTCAAGCTTACAAGACTCGTCCGTGCAACACTTCGTCGCTTCATCATCGTTACCCGTCAGTGCTTCGGATGCGTTCGCTTACCATGAACGGAAGGGGGCTTTGGAGCACTTGATTCCTCCGTGGCAGGATGTGAAAGTTGAAAGTAGCGACGGAAGTCTGACTCCCGGAAGCATTGTGGTTTTGAAAACGAAGATCGGCCCCAAGTCGATTCGTTGGATCGCTCAACACACCACCTATGAACCGCCAAGGCTTTTTGTCGATGTGCAGCAGTCGGGGCCTTTCGCTGCCTGGGAGCATCGCCATGAATTTGATCACTTGACGGACAATCACTGCACCCTTCGAGACAAGGTACAGTACGAGTTGCCGTTTGGGAAAGCGGGGCAGACCTTCGGTGCTTCGTTCGCCAAGCACCAACTCGAATCGATGTTCGCCTATCGTCACCGCGTCACAATTGATGACCTTGAATTGGCCCGGCGACATGATGTCCCGAAAATGAAAATCGCGATCTCCGGTGCGTCGGGTCTGGTCGGAAAGCGACTCAGCAATTTCCTAAGACTGATCGGACACGACGTCGTCCGTTTGGAACGGACCGCTGAAAAAGCACAAGGATCCCCTGATGCGATCGCCCCCTGGGGCCAAGGTAGCGAAGCAGAGAAGCTCAATGGTTTTGATGCGGTTGTGCATCTGGCCGGCAAGTCAATCGCGTCGGGACACTGGAACGAAAAAGTAAAGCAAGAGATTCGCGATAGCCGTGTGGAACTAACAACACAGCTGGCCAATCTATTGGCCCAACTAAGTTCACCGCCGAAAGTACTCGTTTGCGCGTCGGCCACAGGTTTCTATGGAGATCGCGACGAAGAAACGTTAACCGAATCAAGTGTTGCCGGCGAAGACTTCCTGGCTTCCGTTGCGAGGGAGTGGGAAGCCGCTTGCCAACCTGCCGCCGATGCCGGGATCCGAGTCTGCAACACCAGGCTGGGAATTGTGCTCGACCCACGTGGTGGTGCACTGCAACAGATGTTGCTGCCTGCGAAAATGATGGGCGGCCATTTGGGAAGCGGCCAGCAGTGGTGGAGCTGGATATCACTTGATGATGTCGTCGGCGGTATCTACCACGCCATCTGTACCGAAAGCCTTGCTGGATCGATCAATTTTTCGACGCCACATCCACTTCGCAATCGTGAGTTCGCAAAGACCTTAGGGCAAGTGATTTCTCGTCCCGCATTGGTTCCCGCCCCAGCCTTTGTGTTGCGATTAGCCTTAGGTGAGATGGCAGACGCACTTCTGCTATCGAGCACCAAAGCGATTCCCAAAAAACTTATCGAGTCCGGGTACCGGTTCCGCTTCGAACATGCTGACGATGCACTGCGGTATTGCCTGGGAGTTGATCGAATGGAGTCCGATCGATGA
- a CDS encoding sigma-70 family RNA polymerase sigma factor, producing the protein MSPNSTLCPDQQAAPSKSASKKLRAREPAWIRCSELEQANREVEPLLRSYADLSPEQLKSAIKKRLREELGFISNPEFSDPLLGKDVFDSPIDLAPRKAELGIAAVRRSGIDMPIHLGRLCEAPLLNPEQERMLFQRMNYLLQQAEVHRSHLNPQRPSRVRMELIDRLIALAEWHRDRIVEANLRLVFSIVKKFVNPNNNFDDLLSDGIVALIRAVEKFDFDRGFRFSTYATQVIRRNSYRTVVVKQQERQKTVGGLQDLDLDLTDEGRESAISEKRWHELRSRLSVMLDDLDRREKLIIRARFSLGAHRKVHTLQSLANRLGVSKERVRQLERRAMEKLRAMAGKSNLAELEPQ; encoded by the coding sequence ATGTCCCCGAATTCAACTCTCTGCCCAGACCAACAAGCCGCTCCGAGCAAGTCCGCATCGAAAAAACTGCGTGCACGCGAGCCCGCCTGGATTCGCTGTAGCGAGCTGGAGCAGGCGAACCGCGAAGTCGAACCGCTGCTGCGTTCGTACGCAGATCTATCGCCCGAACAACTGAAGTCCGCGATTAAAAAGCGGCTGCGAGAGGAACTCGGGTTTATCTCCAATCCTGAGTTCAGCGATCCGCTTCTGGGCAAAGACGTTTTTGACAGCCCGATAGATTTGGCCCCTCGCAAAGCAGAACTGGGAATAGCAGCGGTCCGCCGCAGTGGTATCGATATGCCGATCCACCTCGGGCGACTTTGTGAGGCACCGCTGTTGAACCCCGAACAAGAACGCATGCTGTTCCAACGGATGAACTATCTGTTGCAGCAGGCTGAGGTACATCGCAGTCACCTCAATCCACAGCGTCCATCGCGAGTGCGAATGGAGCTAATCGACCGCCTGATCGCTCTCGCCGAATGGCATCGCGACCGAATCGTTGAAGCCAATCTACGGCTGGTGTTCTCGATCGTGAAGAAGTTTGTAAATCCCAACAACAACTTTGACGATCTTCTGAGCGACGGCATTGTTGCCTTGATCCGTGCGGTCGAAAAGTTTGACTTTGACAGAGGCTTTCGATTCAGCACCTACGCGACGCAGGTTATTCGGCGAAACTCATACAGAACCGTCGTTGTGAAGCAGCAAGAGCGTCAGAAGACAGTCGGTGGGCTTCAAGACCTTGATCTTGATCTTACCGATGAGGGACGTGAGTCCGCGATTAGCGAGAAACGCTGGCACGAACTACGCAGCCGCCTCTCGGTCATGCTGGACGATCTCGATCGCCGTGAAAAGCTGATTATCCGTGCGAGATTTTCACTTGGTGCCCATCGCAAGGTTCACACGTTGCAGTCTCTTGCAAACCGTCTTGGAGTTTCCAAGGAACGCGTTCGTCAATTGGAACGGCGTGCCATGGAAAAACTGCGTGCAATGGCTGGCAAGTCAAACTTGGCCGAATTGGAACCGCAGTGA
- a CDS encoding helix-turn-helix domain-containing protein, producing MNDSDTKRSFVLSFRFCHHSATKFASAVGSNRVQFSPKEVAQSLRVSESSVKRWCDKGAIPTMRTVGGHRRITLTALREFLRSTSRTLVDPDVLGIDETELTLASPPAARRPSIPGEGREPTQQEFRAALACGDETKCMQLLANRISQGWGRAEAAEDLITDAMRGIGDAWNCGDISIYQERRSCTICHRLIQRLREGLPEVTSDACVAIGASPASDPYQLPTAMVELALLENGWNAVNLGNNLPSDALIQAVQDYQPTLVWLSVTSVNDSVEFVREENQLANALGDNTSLIVGGRALDDELRPKLRYTAYCDSLRHLVELASVLRR from the coding sequence ATGAACGATTCGGACACAAAACGTTCATTCGTCCTATCGTTCCGCTTTTGTCATCACTCCGCTACGAAGTTTGCCTCTGCCGTGGGCTCCAATCGCGTTCAATTTTCGCCGAAGGAAGTTGCTCAGTCCCTTCGTGTCAGCGAATCATCCGTCAAACGATGGTGTGATAAGGGAGCGATCCCGACGATGCGGACTGTCGGCGGACACCGCCGCATTACACTGACTGCACTACGCGAATTTTTGCGTTCAACCAGCCGGACGCTCGTCGACCCTGACGTTCTTGGGATCGACGAAACGGAGTTGACACTCGCATCCCCGCCCGCTGCCCGCCGGCCTTCGATTCCAGGTGAGGGTCGGGAGCCGACGCAGCAGGAATTTCGGGCTGCCCTTGCGTGTGGCGACGAGACAAAGTGTATGCAGCTTCTTGCCAATCGCATTTCGCAAGGCTGGGGGCGAGCCGAAGCCGCGGAGGATTTGATTACCGATGCGATGCGTGGGATTGGGGACGCTTGGAATTGCGGCGATATTTCGATCTACCAAGAGAGACGCAGCTGCACCATTTGCCATCGACTGATCCAGCGTTTGCGTGAAGGCCTGCCGGAGGTCACCTCCGATGCTTGCGTCGCGATCGGTGCCTCGCCGGCATCAGATCCCTACCAGTTACCGACCGCGATGGTCGAGTTAGCACTGCTCGAAAACGGCTGGAACGCAGTTAATCTGGGCAACAATTTACCTTCGGATGCATTGATCCAAGCGGTTCAGGATTACCAACCTACATTGGTTTGGTTGAGCGTCACGTCGGTGAATGATTCCGTCGAGTTTGTTCGTGAAGAAAATCAATTGGCGAACGCTTTGGGTGACAACACATCGCTAATTGTCGGCGGTCGAGCTTTGGACGACGAGCTTCGCCCCAAATTGCGTTACACTGCGTATTGCGACAGTCTTCGACATCTTGTCGAACTGGCATCGGTTCTTCGCCGCTAG
- a CDS encoding alpha/beta hydrolase produces the protein MNRFDASVLGGANDQDFAEGQASLDEFGFADQIAGDCELGGQSGQCDETGKAWVSPPQSQTFFVPLHYEANYQYPLIVWLHSDGFNENQVSHVMPHISTRNYLATGIRAPRAEDASGHRFAWGSSDAVVEQVRHSVIAAVTQARKKYNVHAGRIVLAGYREGGTMATRMALSYPSLFAAAISLGGQFELPDCTKAEFQHLKKQRVAMLWQHAVQRSEYCHDQMAKQIHAAASIDAQLEVRQYVDDDEMNTAVLSDLDRWVMDHVVCSSPIGKINHWDTSPVSFSDN, from the coding sequence ATGAACCGTTTTGATGCATCCGTACTTGGGGGCGCCAATGACCAGGATTTCGCGGAGGGTCAGGCTTCGCTGGATGAGTTTGGCTTTGCCGATCAGATAGCAGGCGATTGTGAACTCGGCGGCCAGAGCGGTCAGTGTGACGAAACTGGCAAAGCTTGGGTAAGTCCACCACAATCACAAACATTCTTTGTACCGCTTCACTATGAAGCGAACTACCAGTACCCGTTGATCGTTTGGTTGCACAGTGACGGATTCAATGAGAATCAGGTCAGTCATGTGATGCCCCACATCAGCACACGAAACTATTTGGCGACTGGAATTCGAGCTCCTCGCGCTGAAGACGCGTCGGGACATCGTTTCGCTTGGGGATCCAGTGATGCGGTTGTCGAACAGGTGCGGCACAGTGTCATTGCCGCAGTCACTCAAGCACGCAAGAAGTACAACGTGCACGCCGGACGAATCGTGCTTGCCGGTTATCGCGAAGGCGGCACCATGGCGACGCGAATGGCGCTTAGCTATCCAAGTTTATTTGCGGCAGCTATTTCGCTAGGTGGTCAGTTTGAGCTACCCGATTGCACCAAGGCAGAGTTTCAACATCTAAAAAAACAGCGAGTTGCAATGCTTTGGCAACACGCGGTGCAAAGAAGCGAGTATTGTCACGATCAAATGGCGAAGCAAATTCATGCCGCCGCGTCGATCGATGCCCAACTCGAGGTGCGTCAGTATGTCGACGATGACGAAATGAACACAGCCGTTTTGTCTGATTTGGACCGATGGGTCATGGACCATGTGGTTTGCTCCTCGCCGATCGGTAAAATAAACCACTGGGATACGAGTCCGGTTTCATTCTCGGACAACTAA
- a CDS encoding response regulator transcription factor has product MAEEEALQSVENASKTAKILIVDDDVEIIESVRYALEHEGYQVVVARDGNQGLALAEKESPDLIILDMMMPKRSGFLVLEKLRRMNEAMVPVIMITGNEGSRHKAYAELLGVSDYIRKPFQMDKLLRAVDTQLTSS; this is encoded by the coding sequence ATGGCCGAAGAAGAAGCTTTGCAATCTGTTGAAAACGCCAGCAAGACGGCCAAGATCTTAATTGTCGATGATGATGTCGAGATCATCGAAAGTGTGCGGTACGCGCTCGAGCACGAAGGCTACCAAGTCGTCGTTGCTCGTGATGGCAATCAAGGGCTCGCGCTCGCCGAAAAGGAATCGCCTGACTTGATTATCTTGGACATGATGATGCCCAAGCGAAGCGGGTTCCTTGTTCTTGAAAAGCTTCGACGGATGAACGAAGCGATGGTCCCGGTCATCATGATTACCGGAAACGAAGGCAGTCGCCACAAAGCTTATGCAGAGCTGCTAGGCGTGAGCGACTACATTCGCAAGCCCTTCCAGATGGATAAGCTGTTGCGTGCGGTCGATACGCAGCTGACATCATCATGA
- a CDS encoding DUF423 domain-containing protein gives MNRGILLTAAVTGALGVIIGAFGAHGLEDFIAGYSQEPEHIAKRLAQFDTGARYHLVHAVALVALASLPVARATRVAAVLFVAGVILFSGSLYVLVLTDTSWLGAITPLGGLAWIFAWASLMFIKPVAQASSKG, from the coding sequence ATGAATCGCGGGATCTTATTGACGGCTGCCGTGACCGGTGCGTTGGGAGTCATCATTGGTGCTTTCGGGGCACACGGACTCGAAGACTTTATTGCGGGGTATTCCCAAGAGCCCGAGCACATTGCAAAACGCCTTGCGCAGTTTGATACCGGTGCTCGCTACCACTTGGTTCATGCCGTCGCACTGGTCGCACTCGCTTCGCTCCCTGTCGCTCGCGCCACACGTGTCGCCGCGGTGCTTTTCGTCGCAGGCGTCATCCTGTTCAGTGGTAGTCTTTACGTGCTCGTGTTAACGGATACCAGCTGGCTCGGAGCGATCACACCACTCGGCGGATTGGCTTGGATTTTTGCCTGGGCGAGTTTGATGTTCATCAAGCCAGTCGCGCAGGCTTCTTCGAAAGGTTGA
- a CDS encoding Rieske (2Fe-2S) protein, producing the protein MNDNDESSWIDVASIDEIAPGKAKEVIVGPNVIAIFQVDDRYFALDGLCAHQGGPIAKGECSLTDQGKPCVTCPWHGWQYELETGIQTVNRQPLQRTFPVRKNGDRIEVSVD; encoded by the coding sequence ATGAATGATAACGACGAATCAAGTTGGATCGATGTTGCCTCGATCGACGAAATCGCTCCCGGAAAAGCCAAGGAGGTCATCGTTGGCCCGAACGTGATCGCAATATTCCAAGTCGACGACCGATACTTTGCACTCGACGGACTTTGCGCTCACCAAGGCGGTCCGATCGCCAAAGGCGAATGCTCGCTGACAGATCAAGGCAAGCCCTGTGTCACTTGCCCCTGGCATGGCTGGCAGTACGAATTGGAAACAGGCATCCAAACGGTCAACCGGCAACCACTGCAACGAACCTTTCCGGTTCGAAAAAACGGGGACCGTATCGAAGTTTCCGTTGACTGA
- a CDS encoding M16 family metallopeptidase: MKCHVRNRVFPLVFLGCLFMTPLLGQDESTTSSTPVAKSDTADQSLMKVTEIEGISEYKLDNGVRVLLFPDDSKEVVTVNMTVFVGSRHEGYGEAGMAHLLEHMLFKGTPDNPNIPKVLQDRGARFNGTTWVDRTNYYETLPASEDNLKFALQLEADRLLNSFIRGEDLESEMTVVRNEFERGENSPFRILMQRMQSVSFDWHNYGKSTIGNRSDIERVPVVNLRNFYRKYYRPDNILLIVAGKFDTASATELITETFGKLESPETPIDPTYTTEPAQDGERTVVLRRVGDIQLVGTAYHIPSGSHPEFAAAKALSIVLGDEPSGRLYQGLVETDIASSVYALAYAFAEPGVLMTLTEVPPEDSIEAARSKLISILEEEFAQNPITEQEVERAKQQILKQRELEAADTDRLAISLSEWAAQGDWRLYFLFRDLVEELTAEQVQQFTQKYLVRNNRTVGLFIPSEKSDRVLIPESPNLVARLEGYKGREVIQQGEQFDPSPENIEQRTQRGKLDNGIDYALLPKQTRGGAVNVVLTLRFGTADKMIDRIGAIELMGIMMARGTDKLDYQALQDELTRLRAELSINTVPGLLKVTLKTKREFLPEVIDLMGNILRSPRFDGNELEVLRRQLITNLQQSSTMPESIAPRDVRRRLSPYEKSDIRYVQTIEEEISMYENVSIDEIKTAYQELIGGSRGELAAVGDFDVDQLKDQVTGILNDWQSEVPYVRIDRPANVDADGGLDSFNTPDKANAFFFSQAQLELADSSPDYANLVLGNYILGGGGLSSRLADRVRQQEGLSYGVRSGLTSRPKDERVDFTIYAITNPENKDRLIEVIQEEVDRLRKEGVTADELEKAKQAYLQAARVRRTNDGALIGELLETMFMDRTMQYAAQHAEQIEAATVDSVNAALQKYVHWDRLVRAIAGEFEKVAQ, from the coding sequence GTGAAGTGTCACGTCCGAAATAGAGTCTTCCCGCTCGTCTTCCTTGGCTGTCTGTTTATGACGCCGCTTCTGGGACAAGACGAGAGCACCACCTCATCAACGCCGGTTGCCAAAAGCGACACGGCCGACCAATCGCTAATGAAAGTCACTGAAATCGAAGGCATTTCGGAATACAAGTTGGACAACGGTGTCCGCGTCTTGCTCTTTCCCGATGACAGTAAAGAAGTCGTCACGGTAAACATGACCGTCTTTGTCGGCTCACGTCATGAAGGATACGGCGAAGCCGGTATGGCTCACCTGTTGGAGCACATGCTTTTCAAAGGCACGCCTGACAATCCGAACATTCCCAAGGTGCTGCAAGATCGTGGGGCTCGGTTCAACGGCACGACATGGGTCGACCGCACGAATTACTACGAAACGTTGCCCGCTTCGGAAGACAACTTAAAGTTTGCGTTGCAGCTTGAAGCGGATCGACTGCTCAATAGCTTCATTCGTGGCGAAGACCTCGAGAGCGAAATGACAGTCGTTCGCAACGAATTTGAGCGCGGCGAAAACTCTCCGTTTCGAATCCTAATGCAGCGGATGCAGTCGGTTTCTTTCGATTGGCACAACTATGGCAAGTCAACGATCGGCAACCGAAGCGACATTGAACGCGTGCCTGTTGTCAACTTGAGGAACTTTTATCGCAAGTATTATCGCCCCGACAACATCCTGCTGATTGTTGCCGGCAAATTTGATACCGCGTCAGCGACGGAACTGATCACCGAAACGTTTGGCAAGTTGGAGTCTCCTGAAACGCCGATCGATCCGACCTACACCACCGAACCGGCTCAGGACGGTGAACGAACTGTCGTTCTGCGCCGTGTAGGCGATATCCAGCTCGTCGGGACCGCTTACCACATTCCTTCGGGTAGTCACCCGGAATTCGCCGCCGCCAAGGCATTGTCAATCGTGTTGGGGGATGAACCGAGCGGACGTCTCTATCAGGGGTTGGTAGAAACGGACATTGCCAGCAGCGTATACGCATTAGCGTATGCGTTTGCCGAACCCGGTGTTTTGATGACGCTAACCGAAGTCCCACCGGAAGATTCGATCGAAGCAGCCCGCTCAAAGCTGATCTCGATTTTGGAAGAAGAGTTCGCGCAAAACCCGATCACCGAACAGGAAGTGGAACGAGCGAAGCAACAGATTCTCAAGCAACGAGAGTTGGAAGCGGCCGATACAGACCGTTTGGCGATCTCGCTTAGCGAGTGGGCGGCACAAGGCGATTGGCGATTGTATTTCTTGTTCCGTGACTTGGTCGAAGAGCTGACCGCAGAGCAAGTTCAACAGTTCACCCAGAAGTACCTGGTTCGCAACAATCGCACCGTTGGGCTATTTATTCCGAGCGAAAAGTCGGATCGTGTTTTGATCCCCGAGTCACCCAACTTGGTCGCCCGACTCGAAGGCTACAAAGGCCGTGAAGTCATTCAACAAGGCGAGCAGTTCGATCCGTCTCCTGAAAACATCGAGCAACGGACGCAGCGTGGAAAGCTGGACAATGGCATCGACTACGCTTTATTGCCAAAGCAAACACGTGGTGGCGCTGTTAATGTCGTTTTGACATTGCGATTTGGCACGGCCGATAAAATGATCGACCGAATCGGCGCGATCGAGCTGATGGGAATCATGATGGCTCGCGGGACCGACAAGCTCGATTACCAGGCGCTACAAGATGAGCTGACGCGTTTGCGAGCCGAGCTTTCGATCAACACTGTTCCAGGCCTGTTGAAAGTTACCCTGAAAACGAAACGCGAGTTTTTGCCAGAGGTGATCGATCTGATGGGGAATATCCTGCGATCGCCTCGCTTTGACGGAAACGAATTGGAAGTGCTACGCCGTCAGCTGATCACTAATCTTCAGCAAAGTAGCACGATGCCCGAGTCGATCGCACCACGCGACGTCCGACGCCGGCTTTCGCCTTACGAAAAAAGCGATATTCGCTACGTTCAAACGATCGAAGAAGAGATTTCGATGTATGAGAACGTTTCAATCGACGAGATCAAAACCGCATACCAGGAATTGATCGGTGGTAGTCGTGGTGAGCTAGCTGCTGTTGGCGACTTCGATGTTGATCAACTAAAAGACCAGGTCACCGGCATCTTGAACGATTGGCAATCCGAGGTTCCCTATGTTCGTATCGACCGTCCGGCAAATGTCGATGCCGATGGTGGCTTGGATAGTTTTAACACGCCCGACAAAGCCAACGCGTTCTTCTTTTCGCAGGCACAATTGGAGCTGGCCGACAGCTCGCCAGATTATGCCAACTTGGTCTTAGGGAATTACATCCTCGGCGGAGGAGGCTTGAGCAGTCGTCTTGCCGATCGAGTCCGGCAGCAAGAAGGTCTGTCGTATGGCGTACGAAGCGGACTGACGTCTCGTCCCAAAGACGAGCGTGTCGATTTCACGATCTACGCGATCACCAACCCTGAAAACAAAGATCGTTTGATCGAGGTTATTCAAGAAGAGGTCGATCGGCTTCGAAAAGAAGGCGTCACTGCTGATGAGCTGGAAAAGGCCAAGCAAGCCTATTTGCAAGCTGCTCGGGTACGTCGAACGAATGACGGTGCGTTGATTGGTGAGTTGCTCGAAACGATGTTCATGGACCGAACCATGCAATATGCCGCTCAACACGCCGAGCAAATCGAAGCGGCAACGGTTGATTCTGTCAATGCGGCCCTGCAAAAGTATGTCCACTGGGACCGCTTGGTACGGGCCATCGCCGGCGAGTTTGAAAAGGTTGCTCAATAG
- the mog gene encoding molybdopterin adenylyltransferase, with translation MSDSEIARIGIVTVSDRASRGEYEDLGGPAIRQYLDEVLTSPFEPVARVIADDRTAIETTLRDLCIEQGCCLVVTTGGTGPSARDVTPEATESVCDRMMPGFGELMRKVSLEKVPTAILSRQTAGLLGSSLIVNLPGKPKAIAECLDAVFPAIPYCIDLMDGPRLETDPNRIQAFRPKGK, from the coding sequence ATGAGCGATAGCGAAATTGCGCGAATCGGAATCGTCACTGTCAGTGACCGTGCGAGCCGAGGCGAATACGAGGATCTTGGCGGACCCGCGATCCGGCAATACCTCGATGAAGTCCTGACCAGTCCCTTCGAGCCAGTCGCACGTGTGATCGCTGACGACCGAACTGCAATCGAAACGACGCTACGAGATCTCTGTATCGAACAAGGATGCTGTTTGGTTGTGACCACCGGAGGCACCGGCCCATCGGCGCGTGATGTCACCCCTGAAGCGACAGAATCGGTGTGCGATCGGATGATGCCAGGCTTCGGCGAATTGATGCGCAAGGTGTCTTTGGAGAAAGTCCCCACCGCGATCCTTTCGCGGCAGACCGCCGGATTGCTGGGAAGCAGCTTGATCGTGAATCTACCTGGAAAACCCAAAGCGATCGCGGAGTGTTTGGATGCAGTGTTTCCGGCAATCCCTTATTGCATCGACCTAATGGACGGCCCGCGATTGGAAACGGATCCAAACCGAATCCAAGCGTTCCGTCCAAAGGGAAAATAG
- a CDS encoding M24 family metallopeptidase gives MSQNAKLFAGIAEKNPTLFRRLRVGLGDPAAWIEMPSQQFAIVRDLEMHRVRENSDAAQVFCPADFAPANGLDADRETATAQALAQFCVKEGLQSVTVDRTFPFIFAWHLSQQGINVDYDKDLGVVDRRQKTEQEIHWLAEAQSVTESVMRQICETIASADVLGDGTLASQGESLTSEVVRSMAAREFMQRGYSMSHGAIIAMAPQVADCHHAGSGALKTNTPIIVDLFPTNNQTRYCGDCTRTVVNGQPSETVKRMHAAVVAAKAAATAALVPGSSGDAVHKATDRALMAAGYKTSRGTITDEPSIQHGTGHGIGLEVHEPILLDHGGGELLEREVFTIEPGLYGRLEGGVRVEDMLVVRPGQPENLNRLHEGLDWA, from the coding sequence GTGAGTCAAAACGCAAAGCTCTTTGCCGGCATCGCCGAGAAAAACCCGACCCTGTTCCGACGCCTTCGAGTTGGCCTGGGTGATCCTGCCGCTTGGATCGAAATGCCGTCTCAGCAGTTCGCCATCGTCCGTGACTTGGAGATGCATCGCGTTCGCGAAAATAGTGACGCCGCACAGGTGTTCTGTCCCGCCGACTTCGCACCTGCAAATGGCCTCGACGCGGATCGCGAAACCGCAACCGCGCAGGCACTGGCACAGTTCTGCGTCAAGGAAGGACTTCAGTCCGTCACCGTCGACCGGACATTTCCCTTCATCTTCGCATGGCATTTAAGCCAACAAGGCATCAATGTCGACTACGACAAAGATCTTGGCGTTGTCGATCGGCGTCAAAAGACAGAACAGGAAATTCATTGGCTCGCAGAAGCCCAAAGTGTTACTGAATCGGTGATGCGGCAGATTTGCGAAACGATCGCTTCGGCAGACGTGCTCGGCGACGGCACCTTGGCTTCGCAAGGCGAATCGCTGACCAGTGAAGTGGTTCGATCGATGGCCGCTCGCGAATTCATGCAGCGCGGGTATTCGATGTCACACGGCGCGATCATTGCGATGGCCCCGCAAGTGGCCGATTGCCACCATGCCGGTAGCGGAGCGCTGAAGACCAATACCCCAATCATCGTCGATCTGTTCCCCACGAACAATCAAACGCGTTACTGCGGTGACTGCACACGAACGGTCGTCAACGGCCAGCCAAGCGAGACAGTTAAACGCATGCATGCCGCCGTTGTCGCTGCCAAAGCGGCCGCAACCGCGGCTCTGGTTCCGGGTAGCTCCGGCGATGCCGTTCACAAAGCCACCGACAGAGCGTTGATGGCGGCCGGTTACAAAACCTCGCGCGGAACCATTACTGACGAGCCTTCGATCCAGCACGGCACCGGGCATGGGATCGGACTCGAAGTCCATGAGCCGATTCTGCTCGATCACGGCGGCGGCGAGTTACTCGAACGCGAAGTGTTCACGATCGAGCCGGGCCTTTACGGACGACTTGAAGGTGGCGTTCGAGTCGAAGACATGTTGGTGGTTCGCCCAGGCCAGCCCGAAAACTTGAATCGCTTGCACGAAGGTTTGGACTGGGCATGA